In a genomic window of Vairimorpha necatrix chromosome 12, complete sequence:
- a CDS encoding glutamate-tRNA ligase (EARS1): MTDTKKLDFLQYLLIHKYNQKIPTNEEKSLENYLKDLSISKDLDIPKDINLQDLLNPDPLNIKQTLFNLNDSLDSSNNLVNDIIFCLINSDPLTLKIFKDKDLPLSNLRNIYDSAFKSNKPFLKNFNTKDKKPKEPKNQVSSPLVTRFCPEPSGCLHIGHVKALLVNYNLATNSNGKLLLRFDDTNPIKDYERYEKEILKDLKTLNISVSSITHSSDYFDYLVDKALFLINRNLAYVDDTDQETMRNERFNGIESKSRNNTVDYNLEIFNKMLQGEISTFCLRAKIDMSNLNKTMRDPVIYRCTNKEHCRNDKYKAYPTYDFVCPLIDSLEGVTLVARADEYKDRNEQYKWFLNVLNLDSVLLRDFSKLNLADTLLSKRKIEKLIQDKEVSGWDDPRLSTVQGIKRLGLEMNTLKEYINLQGSSNKTNIITWDKIWAMNKKMIDPVSPRFMAVPREGCFRIKINNLDKDFYREIPLHKKNPSLGNKRVFFSGSLLISLEDALSLEINEEFTLMNWGNAIVKEKIMNEKIIKVDLNLEGDYKSTSSKISWISELGSVLVKTVEYENILKNDEINPDSKKEIFYYAEEAVIFLKLERHLQFERIGFYYQDSPFIFHLVPTTKQRRNLK, encoded by the coding sequence ATGACAGATACAAAAAAGTTGGATTTTCTTCAGTATTTGTTAATTCAcaaatataatcaaaaaatccCCACCAACGAAGAAAAAAGTCTAGAAAATTATCTCAAAGATTTATCTATCAGTAAAGATCTCGATATTCCTAAAGATATTAATTTACAAGACTTACTAAATCCAGATCCTTTAAACATAAAGCAGACCCTGTTTAATCTCAATGACTCTCTAGATTCCTCTAATAATTTAGTAAATGACATAATTTTCTGTCTTATAAATTCAGACCCACTCACTTTGAAGATTTTCAAGGACAAAGATCTTCCCCTCTCAAATCTCAGAAATATTTACGACTCCGCTTTCAAATCCAACAAGCCTTTTCTTAAGAATTTCAATACTAAAGATAAAAAGCCAAAAGAACCAAAGAATCAAGTTTCTTCTCCCCTGGTGACTCGTTTCTGCCCAGAGCCCTCTGGCTGTCTTCACATTGGTCATGTCAAGGCTCTTCTTGTGAATTACAATCTTGCCACTAATTCTAATGGTAAGTTATTATTGAGATTTGATGATACTAATCCTATTAAGGATTATGAGAGATACGAGAAAGAAATActtaaagatttaaaaacacTGAATATTTCTGTGTCTAGTATCACTCACAGTAGTGattattttgattatttaGTAGATAaagctttatttttaattaatagaAATTTGGCTTATGTCGATGACACAGACCAAGAGACAATGAGAAATGAAAGGTTCAATGGAATAGAATCAAAATCAAGGAATAATACTGTAGACTACAATTTAgagatatttaataaaatgttacAAGGAGAAATAAGCACTTTTTGTTTAAGGGCCAAGATAGATATGTCAAATTTGAATAAGACGATGAGAGACCCAGTAATCTACAGATGCACTAATAAAGAACATTGTAGAAATGACAAGTACAAAGCATACCCGACTTATGATTTCGTGTGCCCATTAATTGACTCTTTAGAAGGAGTGACACTTGTGGCCAGAGCTGACGAGTACAAAGATAGAAATGAACAATACAAGTGGTTTCtgaatgttttaaatttagacAGTGTTTTATTAAGAGATTTCTCTAAATTAAATCTGGCTGATACTTTACTAAGTAAAAGGAAGATAGAGAAATTAATACAAGATAAAGAAGTCTCAGGCTGGGATGACCCGAGATTGTCTACAGTACAAGGAATAAAGAGACTTGGTCTAGAAATGAATACCcttaaagaatatataaatttacaagGGTCATCAAATAAGACTAATATTATAACATGGGATAAGATATGGGCCATGAATAAGAAGATGATAGACCCAGTAAGCCCCAGATTCATGGCAGTACCCAGAGAAGGGTGTTTTAGAATTAAGATTAATAATCTAGATAAGGATTTTTATAGAGAAATCCCTTTACATAAAAAGAATCCTTCTTTAGGAAATAAAAGAGTCTTTTTTTCTGGGTCTCTCCTCATTTCTCTGGAAGATGCCTTGTCTTTAGAAATTAATGAAGAATTTACACTTATGAATTGGGGAAATGCGATAGTAAAAGAGAAGATTATGAATGAGAAGATTATTAAAGTAGATTTAAATCTAGAAGGAGATTATAAATCTACTAGTAGTAAAATATCCTGGATTTCTGAATTGGGGAGTGTTTTAGTAAAGACAGTGGAGTATGAGAATATTCTGAAGAATGACGAGATCAATCCTGACTCTAAGAAGGAGATCTTTTATTATGCGGAGGAAGCAGtgattttcttaaaattagaaagaCAT